In the Streptomyces sp. f51 genome, one interval contains:
- a CDS encoding carbohydrate ABC transporter permease, producing the protein MTTHAGQPAKTPPATAVNRARPSLGARISGALGGTAVRVFLVLVGLFWLVPTIGLLLSSLRSPEDMGGSGWWKVFTAPSQLTLDNYQRLLENSDITNSLLNTVLITVPATLLVVVIGSLAGYAFAWMEFPGRDWWFLGVVGLLVVPVQVALIPIAELFGKIGVFGSVTGVVLFHVGYGLPFAVFLLRNFFAEIPRELLEAARLDGAGELRLFARVVMPLGGPAIASLGIFQFLWVWNDMLVALVFSDSGSQPITVALQTQVRQFGNNIDVLAPGAFISMVVPLAVFFAFQRQFVSGVMAGAVK; encoded by the coding sequence ATGACCACGCATGCCGGACAGCCGGCGAAGACCCCGCCCGCCACGGCCGTGAACAGGGCGCGGCCCTCACTCGGCGCACGGATCTCGGGCGCGCTCGGCGGCACCGCCGTACGCGTCTTCCTGGTGCTCGTCGGCCTGTTCTGGCTGGTGCCGACGATCGGGCTGCTGCTCTCCTCGCTGCGCAGCCCCGAGGACATGGGCGGCAGCGGCTGGTGGAAGGTGTTCACGGCGCCCTCGCAGCTCACCCTCGACAACTACCAGAGGCTCCTGGAGAACAGCGACATCACCAACTCGCTGCTCAACACGGTGCTGATCACGGTCCCGGCGACGCTGCTGGTCGTGGTGATCGGCTCGCTCGCGGGCTACGCCTTCGCCTGGATGGAGTTCCCCGGCCGCGACTGGTGGTTCCTCGGCGTCGTGGGCCTGCTGGTCGTCCCCGTGCAGGTCGCCCTCATCCCGATCGCCGAACTCTTCGGGAAGATCGGCGTCTTCGGGTCGGTGACCGGTGTGGTCCTCTTCCACGTCGGATACGGCCTGCCGTTCGCGGTGTTCCTGCTGCGGAACTTCTTCGCCGAGATCCCGAGGGAGCTGCTGGAGGCGGCCCGGCTGGACGGCGCGGGTGAACTCCGCCTGTTCGCACGGGTGGTGATGCCGCTCGGCGGACCGGCGATCGCCTCACTGGGGATCTTCCAGTTCCTGTGGGTGTGGAACGACATGCTGGTCGCGCTGGTGTTCTCCGACTCGGGAAGCCAGCCCATCACGGTCGCGCTCCAGACGCAGGTACGCCAGTTCGGCAACAACATCGACGTGCTGGCCCCGGGTGCCTTCATCTCGATGGTCGTCCCGCTGGCCGTGTTCTTCGCGTTCCAGCGGCAGTTCGTGTCCGGCGTGATGGCGGGCGCGGTCAAATAG